In Haloplanus rubicundus, one DNA window encodes the following:
- a CDS encoding M61 metallopeptidase family protein — protein MTSRPVRTLVALVVVVGSLVGAGVAPAAATVTDPATVEWTTLPTHEGGSTGTPGDEAIIHQRGIVSRNPEPGNVTLTFEYEVASSITGLRVAVPVVGLDGIDVAGMDGFERTERGYFLWDGETERPTISMTMAVSDSISEGVRGVERDDWALVSEPQTRVQVRTDAQPLQTSSFTVADGEEGYARSHLAYLGPHERRNVTVADERATFVLGDEDADPTRAIEFLRTANEHFDFGIRRDAVTVFVLPLTAAETENIEAATIDSAFWIGASGIELDETGAVFAHEYVHTRLETIGRGDATWVTEASAEYYGRLFALNDGVGTYDSFLEGLRASQYAPDRRVVVLTDAETWRGTQAHYDKGAHVLAALDAEIRRRTDGEHTLRDVFTGRTESFENYRAFRTAVIEVTGDESLGAWLDRYATTDALPPLPEDPRYYVAEPSLDPDGDGMASGAELDADRHPFVEGAASERLDERRTATGTPTDADGETSTDAGGETTPEPTGTEGQAPGFGVVAVLAALAVLAVGVRRKK, from the coding sequence ATGACATCTCGCCCGGTTCGGACGCTCGTGGCGCTCGTCGTTGTCGTCGGCTCGCTCGTCGGTGCGGGCGTGGCGCCCGCTGCCGCGACGGTGACCGACCCGGCTACCGTCGAGTGGACGACGCTGCCCACGCACGAGGGGGGTTCGACGGGGACGCCAGGTGACGAGGCGATCATCCACCAACGGGGCATCGTCTCTCGCAACCCCGAACCGGGCAACGTGACGCTCACCTTCGAGTACGAGGTTGCGTCGTCGATCACGGGCCTCCGCGTCGCCGTCCCGGTCGTCGGTCTCGACGGCATCGACGTCGCGGGGATGGACGGCTTCGAGCGCACGGAGCGCGGCTACTTCCTCTGGGACGGCGAGACGGAGCGCCCGACGATATCGATGACGATGGCGGTGAGCGACTCGATTTCCGAGGGCGTCCGGGGCGTCGAGCGTGACGACTGGGCGCTCGTCTCCGAACCCCAGACGCGGGTGCAGGTGCGGACCGACGCCCAACCGCTACAGACCAGTTCCTTCACCGTCGCCGACGGAGAGGAGGGGTACGCCCGGAGCCACCTGGCCTACCTCGGCCCGCACGAGCGCCGGAACGTGACCGTCGCCGACGAGCGGGCGACCTTCGTCCTCGGCGACGAGGACGCCGACCCGACGCGAGCCATCGAGTTCCTCCGCACCGCGAACGAACACTTCGACTTCGGCATCCGACGCGACGCCGTGACGGTGTTCGTCCTGCCGCTGACCGCCGCGGAGACGGAGAACATCGAGGCCGCGACCATCGACAGCGCGTTCTGGATCGGGGCGTCGGGGATCGAACTCGACGAGACGGGCGCCGTCTTCGCCCACGAGTACGTCCACACGCGACTGGAGACGATCGGTCGGGGCGACGCGACGTGGGTGACCGAGGCGAGCGCCGAGTACTACGGCCGGCTGTTCGCGCTCAACGACGGCGTCGGCACGTACGACTCCTTCCTCGAGGGGCTCCGCGCGAGCCAGTACGCGCCCGACCGCCGCGTGGTAGTCCTTACGGACGCCGAGACGTGGCGGGGGACGCAGGCTCACTACGACAAGGGCGCCCACGTCCTCGCGGCGCTGGACGCGGAGATTCGGCGCCGGACCGACGGCGAACACACCCTCCGTGACGTGTTCACCGGGCGGACGGAGTCGTTCGAGAACTACCGGGCCTTCCGGACGGCGGTGATCGAGGTGACGGGCGACGAATCGCTCGGCGCGTGGCTCGACCGCTACGCCACCACCGACGCCTTACCGCCGCTCCCGGAGGACCCGCGGTACTACGTGGCCGAACCGTCGCTCGACCCGGACGGCGACGGGATGGCGAGCGGCGCCGAACTCGACGCCGACCGCCACCCGTTCGTCGAGGGGGCGGCGAGCGAGCGATTGGACGAACGGCGAACGGCGACGGGGACGCCGACGGACGCCGACGGTGAGACGTCGACCGACGCCGGCGGCGAGACGACGCCGGAACCGACCGGCACCGAAGGGCAGGCTCCGGGCTTCGGCGTCGTCGCCGTCCTCGCGGCGCTCGCGGTGCTCGCGGTCGGCGTTCGTCGCAAAAAATAG
- a CDS encoding cytochrome c maturation protein CcmE domain-containing protein, with protein MRRKNKLLVTVVGMLVLLGVLGVSSMNASAAFVTPTQLSDDDYDGEWVNLEGSVQHLDTQGQRSTFEVTDSNHSTRVVYEGTLPETMGENRIVVAKGRVEGDTLVAKQLSVRAHEGSERPPESR; from the coding sequence GTGCGACGAAAAAACAAGCTCCTCGTCACGGTCGTGGGGATGCTGGTTCTCCTCGGCGTACTCGGTGTGTCGAGCATGAACGCCTCCGCTGCGTTCGTAACACCGACACAACTGTCCGACGACGACTACGACGGCGAGTGGGTGAATCTGGAGGGGTCGGTACAGCACCTCGACACGCAGGGACAGCGGTCGACGTTCGAGGTGACCGACAGCAACCATTCGACGCGCGTCGTCTACGAGGGAACGCTCCCCGAGACGATGGGTGAGAACCGTATCGTCGTCGCGAAAGGGCGGGTCGAGGGGGACACCCTCGTCGCCAAACAGCTCTCCGTCCGTGCCCACGAAGGGTCCGAACGTCCCCCCGAGTCGCGATGA
- a CDS encoding ABC transporter ATP-binding protein: protein MTETAIRVDDLTKGYGRVTAVDDLSFAVEDGETVGLFGPNGAGKTTLMSMLAGLVRPTSGTITLGTSELTPDDHAVYRRLGVVTHETMLYDALTARENLRVHADLHGLDDPAARCEAVLDTVGLRERASQRPDAFSHGLCKRLSLARALLHHPDVLLLDEPYTGLDQRSVADLEAVLDGFDDRTVVLTTHDIDRGVERCDRALVLDRGELRADVALDGSATDFETTYRRAIGLDEPGRGRGV from the coding sequence ATGACTGAGACGGCGATTCGAGTGGACGATCTGACGAAGGGATACGGTCGCGTCACCGCCGTCGACGACCTCTCGTTTGCCGTCGAGGACGGCGAGACGGTCGGACTGTTCGGACCGAACGGGGCCGGCAAGACCACGCTCATGTCCATGCTCGCAGGGCTCGTCCGTCCGACCAGCGGGACAATCACCCTCGGCACCTCGGAACTGACGCCGGACGATCACGCCGTCTACCGACGGCTCGGCGTCGTAACTCACGAGACGATGCTGTACGACGCCCTCACCGCCCGCGAGAACCTGCGCGTCCACGCCGACCTCCACGGGCTCGACGACCCGGCGGCGCGCTGTGAGGCGGTACTCGACACCGTGGGTCTGCGAGAGCGAGCGAGCCAGCGACCCGACGCGTTCTCCCACGGACTCTGCAAGCGACTGTCGCTCGCCCGCGCACTCCTGCACCACCCGGACGTGTTGCTCCTCGACGAACCCTACACCGGACTCGACCAGCGGTCGGTCGCCGACCTGGAGGCCGTCCTCGACGGGTTCGACGACCGGACCGTCGTTCTGACGACACACGACATCGACCGCGGGGTCGAGCGGTGTGACCGGGCGCTGGTACTCGACCGGGGGGAACTCCGCGCCGACGTCGCCCTCGACGGCTCGGCCACGGACTTCGAAACCACGTATCGCCGTGCGATCGGGCTGGACGAACCGGGACGTGGCCGCGGCGTATGA
- a CDS encoding heme exporter protein CcmB: MKTFLAAVFRIVKKDLRIESRTKGITTTMAMFALLVVLAFAFSFVKTFREPAVLGRGALWIAFVFGGTLGVTKAAAVEDRNAALDGLLVAPVDRSAVYLGKVTSTALFVFVVNVVTLGATTALLGYAPTPGTALAVVGVLAVAAVGFAAVGVVVATLTYRSGLDELALPLLLVPLVVPVLLAGVELTAALTAGARLGSWLRLLCLYTGVLLLAGVATFEFVVEA; encoded by the coding sequence ATGAAGACCTTCCTCGCCGCCGTGTTCCGCATCGTCAAGAAGGACCTCCGTATCGAGAGTCGGACGAAGGGCATCACGACGACGATGGCGATGTTCGCGCTCCTCGTCGTCCTCGCGTTCGCGTTCAGTTTCGTCAAGACGTTCCGGGAGCCGGCGGTACTCGGCCGTGGGGCGCTCTGGATCGCATTCGTCTTCGGCGGCACGCTCGGCGTGACGAAGGCGGCGGCCGTCGAGGACCGCAACGCCGCCCTCGACGGTCTGCTGGTGGCACCAGTCGACCGCTCGGCCGTCTATCTCGGGAAGGTGACGAGTACGGCGCTTTTCGTCTTCGTCGTGAACGTCGTGACGCTCGGGGCGACGACGGCCCTCCTCGGCTACGCGCCGACGCCGGGGACGGCGCTCGCCGTCGTCGGGGTTCTCGCCGTCGCCGCCGTCGGATTCGCCGCCGTGGGCGTCGTCGTCGCGACGCTAACCTATCGCTCCGGCCTCGACGAACTCGCGCTCCCACTGTTGCTCGTTCCGCTGGTCGTCCCCGTGTTGCTGGCGGGGGTCGAACTCACAGCGGCGCTCACTGCAGGCGCCCGACTGGGGTCGTGGCTCCGCCTCCTCTGTCTCTACACGGGCGTCCTCTTGCTCGCGGGCGTGGCGACGTTCGAGTTCGTCGTGGAGGCGTAG
- a CDS encoding CcmD family protein yields MEPLLLFGYTALFVALFGYVTYLQRRLGRLERQLNDAR; encoded by the coding sequence ATGGAACCACTGCTCCTGTTCGGCTACACGGCGCTGTTCGTCGCCCTCTTCGGGTACGTCACGTATCTGCAGCGCCGACTGGGTCGTCTCGAACGCCAACTGAACGACGCACGATAA
- the ccsA gene encoding cytochrome c biogenesis protein CcsA, whose product MTTDDYERTERNRPRSNRFSAARIVGRVTGILHRVTRSPAVKWGALLFGTLSLALVFGVASKTMYGIEHGGNLLAYWHIALAWVAAAALGTTFVGSALYLRYHGPFWSRLAHSSGELGFLFATLTLLLGSAWGKVIWNSWWEWTDVRLVTFLIVWFIYAGYLVVSSATDPGSGDRYVAVYGVIGFVTVPISYASTRLWTPTFHETTMGNPQVSANIDPTTLVVTVVAATLLYVYLLGLRIQVHEVEDRIRRRSTQRR is encoded by the coding sequence ATGACGACAGACGACTACGAACGAACGGAACGCAATCGACCGCGGTCGAATCGCTTCAGCGCCGCCCGAATCGTCGGACGGGTGACGGGTATCCTCCACCGCGTGACGCGGAGTCCCGCAGTGAAGTGGGGGGCACTCCTGTTCGGCACGCTCTCGCTGGCGCTCGTGTTCGGCGTCGCCTCGAAGACGATGTACGGCATCGAACACGGCGGCAATCTGCTCGCGTACTGGCACATCGCCCTCGCGTGGGTGGCCGCCGCGGCACTCGGCACCACGTTCGTCGGGAGCGCGCTCTACCTCCGCTACCACGGCCCGTTCTGGAGCCGTCTCGCCCACAGTTCGGGCGAACTCGGCTTCCTCTTCGCGACGCTGACGCTCCTGCTCGGGAGCGCGTGGGGGAAAGTCATCTGGAACTCGTGGTGGGAGTGGACGGACGTGCGACTCGTCACCTTCCTCATCGTGTGGTTCATCTATGCCGGCTATCTCGTGGTGTCGTCCGCGACGGATCCCGGGTCCGGTGACCGATACGTCGCGGTGTACGGCGTCATCGGCTTCGTCACCGTGCCAATCTCGTACGCCTCCACCCGGCTGTGGACGCCGACGTTCCACGAGACGACGATGGGGAACCCGCAGGTCAGCGCCAACATCGATCCCACGACGCTGGTCGTGACCGTCGTCGCCGCGACGCTTCTGTACGTCTACCTGTTGGGGCTTCGCATCCAGGTACACGAAGTCGAAGACCGGATTCGCCGACGCAGCACGCAACGGAGGTGA
- a CDS encoding cytochrome c biogenesis CcdA family protein, whose amino-acid sequence MIETPSTVAVFFAGVLTILTPCCLPMIPVLVVGANGNRLRPVAIVAGSTLTFTALGTLTGSLGAVTPETVRAPFAVLMLAFGVVLADDDVNDLYTRYASRLAGRATAVTGRVDEDRHPLANAFVVGLLLGVIWLPCVGPILGGVLAYVGSSAGVGGGAALLFTYGIGFSIPLLGVAYVGRIGGRRLVDAAAPSGEGFRTATGYAFVLLGLAVLFDVDKLALASVTNLS is encoded by the coding sequence ATGATAGAGACACCCTCCACGGTTGCGGTTTTTTTTGCGGGAGTGCTGACTATCCTGACACCGTGTTGTCTGCCGATGATTCCAGTTCTCGTCGTTGGCGCGAACGGTAACCGACTCCGTCCGGTCGCCATCGTCGCCGGGAGCACACTGACGTTCACGGCGCTGGGGACGCTCACGGGGTCGCTCGGCGCGGTCACGCCGGAGACGGTCCGAGCCCCGTTCGCGGTCCTCATGCTCGCGTTCGGCGTCGTGCTGGCCGACGACGACGTGAACGACCTCTACACGAGGTACGCGTCCCGACTGGCGGGACGGGCGACGGCCGTGACGGGGCGTGTCGACGAGGACCGCCACCCTCTCGCCAACGCCTTCGTCGTCGGGTTGCTTCTCGGCGTCATCTGGTTGCCTTGCGTCGGTCCCATCCTCGGCGGCGTCCTCGCGTACGTCGGGTCGTCGGCGGGCGTCGGCGGCGGTGCCGCCCTGCTGTTTACCTACGGGATCGGCTTCTCGATTCCTCTCCTCGGCGTGGCCTACGTCGGCCGGATCGGCGGTCGCCGCCTCGTCGACGCTGCCGCTCCGTCTGGCGAGGGCTTCCGAACGGCGACCGGCTACGCCTTCGTCCTCCTCGGTCTCGCGGTGCTTTTCGACGTGGACAAACTCGCACTCGCGTCGGTCACTAATTTGAGCTGA
- a CDS encoding c-type cytochrome, with the protein MSQGDSTLLLKPALLVVGTVIAAVIVVFALNGLLAYLGVGAVGPAPQAGAPAASQANATQANATGNGGGAAAAGGEVRKLPGTWGGSKWYNEDLREQEFKYKDPEAGEEVQFQPKKMNDSTLPENEKRAELIREGRSLFANTSEEMPEHVGNDLSCANCHGGGDLPTTTGMVGQDIDMIPLVGTAAGYPEWTGRTERMRDMRQRIMGCFLRSMNSPGSAEGMPEYDSREIQAMESYMVWLNKGTPSERVPYWRHIEKPEGDEKVPVSEVNPVRGAELYLENCASCHGADGQGVDGQYPPLWGEDSFNDGAGMGRMYTSAGFIRESMPYGAGHTFSNWEDVQDVAGFMNAHKRPHLPRQPKDWAAAGAPDEGIYYNRTQQRLGYDMNPMTKKLMLADIPIDDSNVTEEMIPEDTSRYDEPLRNESVDGSWETTWIRTYENVGNESTSNTTASNRSTLEPQAAVSSAMQDGESAENRADAAG; encoded by the coding sequence ATGAGCCAGGGAGATTCGACGCTCCTGCTCAAACCCGCACTCCTCGTCGTCGGGACGGTGATCGCAGCCGTCATCGTCGTGTTCGCCCTCAACGGCCTCCTCGCGTACCTCGGGGTCGGCGCCGTGGGGCCCGCGCCGCAAGCGGGCGCACCGGCGGCATCGCAGGCGAACGCCACGCAGGCGAACGCCACCGGTAACGGGGGCGGGGCAGCGGCGGCTGGCGGCGAGGTGCGGAAGCTGCCCGGGACGTGGGGCGGGAGCAAGTGGTACAACGAAGACCTGCGCGAACAGGAGTTCAAGTACAAAGATCCGGAGGCTGGCGAGGAGGTACAGTTCCAGCCGAAGAAGATGAACGACTCGACGTTGCCCGAAAACGAGAAGCGGGCTGAACTCATTCGGGAAGGGCGTAGCCTGTTCGCCAACACCTCGGAAGAGATGCCCGAACACGTCGGGAACGACCTCTCGTGTGCGAACTGTCACGGTGGGGGCGACCTTCCGACGACCACCGGCATGGTCGGACAGGACATCGACATGATTCCGCTGGTGGGCACTGCCGCCGGCTATCCCGAGTGGACGGGCCGTACCGAGCGCATGCGCGACATGCGACAGCGCATCATGGGCTGTTTCCTCCGGAGCATGAACTCCCCCGGCTCCGCCGAGGGCATGCCGGAGTACGACAGCCGCGAGATTCAGGCCATGGAGTCGTACATGGTCTGGTTGAACAAGGGCACTCCGAGCGAGCGGGTTCCCTACTGGCGGCACATCGAGAAGCCGGAAGGTGACGAGAAGGTCCCCGTCTCGGAGGTCAATCCGGTCCGTGGGGCCGAGCTTTACCTCGAAAACTGTGCGTCCTGTCACGGTGCGGACGGGCAGGGAGTGGACGGTCAGTACCCGCCGCTGTGGGGTGAGGACTCCTTCAACGACGGTGCCGGTATGGGTCGGATGTACACCTCCGCCGGCTTCATCCGCGAGTCCATGCCCTACGGCGCGGGCCACACGTTCTCCAACTGGGAGGACGTCCAGGACGTCGCCGGATTCATGAACGCCCACAAGCGGCCGCACCTGCCGCGCCAGCCGAAAGACTGGGCGGCGGCCGGTGCGCCGGACGAGGGCATCTACTACAACCGGACTCAGCAACGACTCGGCTACGACATGAATCCGATGACGAAGAAGCTCATGCTCGCCGACATCCCCATCGACGACTCGAACGTCACCGAGGAGATGATCCCGGAGGACACGAGCCGGTACGACGAGCCGCTCCGCAACGAGTCGGTCGACGGCTCGTGGGAGACGACCTGGATTCGCACCTACGAGAACGTGGGGAACGAATCGACGAGCAACACGACCGCGTCGAATCGGTCGACGCTCGAACCACAGGCCGCAGTGTCGTCGGCGATGCAGGACGGTGAGTCGGCCGAGAATCGGGCGGACGCTGCGGGCTGA
- a CDS encoding thioredoxin family protein, with product MNAAPALSDENYSYHGDTRWQTNMSAAQATAVAEDKPIVVYFWTTWCTYCEDYNREVYADPAVQSELDDFVKVAVNLDSDEPSASRLQRTYNVNYPPQHVIVTPDGEVLVRINGYAETSDFRSYLEAGKREYGAR from the coding sequence ATGAATGCGGCGCCCGCACTGAGCGACGAGAACTACTCGTACCACGGAGACACCCGCTGGCAAACGAATATGTCCGCGGCGCAGGCGACGGCGGTCGCCGAGGACAAGCCGATCGTCGTCTACTTCTGGACCACGTGGTGTACGTACTGTGAAGACTACAACCGCGAGGTGTACGCCGACCCGGCAGTGCAGTCCGAACTGGACGACTTCGTGAAGGTGGCGGTGAACCTCGACAGCGACGAACCGTCGGCGTCCCGCCTGCAACGGACGTACAACGTCAACTACCCGCCACAGCACGTCATCGTCACGCCGGACGGCGAGGTGCTCGTGCGGATCAACGGCTACGCCGAGACGAGCGACTTCCGCTCGTATCTGGAAGCGGGCAAACGGGAGTACGGCGCACGATGA
- the ccsA gene encoding cytochrome c biogenesis protein CcsA: MTPNVGTVLLALAFAASLSATGILARAYLTADDTYLDYVSKLTTAAAVLLVSALLQLTYQFVTTDYTNAYVWENTASYLPLLYRVTGVYAANEGSVLLWAVIVSIVALVAGAVRGIPDQHAKLVHALTLGVVTYFTGMLLAQSPFASIRTQFPNAPPGFVPTTGQGLNPLLVDPYMAIHPPVMFTAYALLAMPFAIGAAHFVSLFRGNGGVFPTWHGSVTRWLRLSWLFLTAAVALGGLWSYTVLGWGGIWAWDPVETAILIPWLFLTATLHAVTAYEPTGRYRVLAPAMTASVFALAVYTTSVVRSGVFRSVHSFADGGIGAAFLVLMAVTAGLGVLAPLVYWLLETDDDADATDGWLRRSNLLHLAVLGFGLLTFVSLWGLTFPLLRDAVTGLEVSVESRYYNLWSYPLVLALLLLLGFYMDYDGEGSRRSLVGLGAFTAATLVGAAVAPSETWQLASTRPGDALVYRVVGGASLLSVLPPVAYAITGTVKRTGGRIRAATTRDAKLKETGIALIHIGAALLVLSLPFMYAFAGQASVMATGVGTESIDRSQQAIPESDYSIRILGHSRTEFPTDPAVESYALSTDQVVARGPALNGSVQTVHGTVTDVRDGPRATVVQLDDSRVWIGLPGEETNASLAAGQHLVARGQLMWDFVPSADAVLLAGSGTVGPASNPPESVAPTRVVAEGVSLAVYDGDQLVASGIAGQRRYPKQGGMQIRDVLIDRGLLVDTYVIAGVSDGTASITVKRIPFVTLMRLSIVMLLVGMSLVALFDPRHGVATDLSLREPSRDADPEVAD, translated from the coding sequence ATGACGCCGAACGTCGGAACGGTGTTACTCGCGCTCGCCTTCGCCGCTTCGCTCTCGGCGACCGGCATCCTCGCCCGGGCTTACCTCACCGCGGACGACACCTACCTCGACTACGTGTCGAAACTCACCACCGCGGCCGCCGTGCTGCTCGTGTCGGCCCTCCTCCAGTTGACGTACCAGTTCGTCACTACCGACTACACGAACGCCTACGTCTGGGAGAACACCGCCTCCTATCTCCCGCTCCTGTACCGGGTGACGGGCGTCTACGCGGCGAACGAGGGCTCCGTGTTGCTGTGGGCGGTCATCGTCTCCATCGTGGCGCTGGTGGCCGGAGCCGTCCGCGGGATTCCGGACCAGCATGCGAAACTCGTCCACGCGCTCACGCTCGGCGTCGTCACGTACTTCACGGGGATGTTGCTGGCACAGAGCCCCTTCGCGTCGATTCGGACGCAGTTCCCGAACGCTCCACCCGGCTTCGTCCCGACGACCGGACAGGGGTTGAACCCCTTGCTGGTGGATCCGTACATGGCGATCCATCCGCCGGTGATGTTCACCGCCTACGCTCTGTTGGCGATGCCTTTCGCCATCGGCGCGGCCCACTTCGTCTCGCTGTTCCGTGGCAACGGCGGCGTCTTTCCGACGTGGCACGGGAGCGTCACCCGGTGGCTTCGGCTGAGCTGGCTGTTCCTGACTGCCGCCGTTGCACTCGGTGGCCTCTGGTCGTACACCGTCCTCGGGTGGGGTGGCATCTGGGCGTGGGACCCCGTCGAGACGGCGATTCTGATCCCGTGGCTGTTTCTCACCGCGACGCTTCACGCCGTCACTGCCTACGAACCGACGGGGCGGTATCGGGTGCTCGCCCCCGCGATGACCGCCAGCGTGTTCGCACTCGCGGTGTACACGACGTCGGTCGTGCGGAGCGGCGTCTTCCGGAGCGTCCACTCCTTCGCCGACGGCGGCATCGGGGCGGCCTTCCTCGTCCTCATGGCGGTGACCGCCGGCCTCGGCGTCCTCGCACCGCTCGTCTACTGGCTCCTCGAAACGGACGACGACGCCGACGCCACCGACGGGTGGCTCCGCCGGTCGAACCTCCTCCACCTCGCCGTCCTCGGCTTCGGCCTCCTCACGTTCGTCTCGCTGTGGGGTCTCACCTTCCCGCTCCTCCGCGACGCCGTCACCGGTCTCGAAGTCTCCGTCGAGTCGCGGTACTACAACCTCTGGAGCTACCCGCTCGTCCTCGCACTCCTGCTTCTCCTCGGCTTCTACATGGATTACGACGGCGAGGGCAGTCGGCGGAGCCTCGTCGGCCTCGGCGCCTTCACCGCCGCGACGCTCGTCGGCGCCGCGGTGGCACCGTCCGAAACGTGGCAGTTGGCGTCGACGCGCCCCGGCGACGCCCTCGTCTATCGGGTCGTCGGGGGCGCGAGTCTCCTCTCGGTGCTCCCACCCGTCGCGTACGCCATCACGGGCACCGTGAAACGCACCGGCGGACGGATCCGGGCGGCGACGACCCGCGACGCGAAACTGAAGGAGACGGGCATCGCCCTGATCCACATCGGGGCGGCCCTGCTCGTCCTCTCGCTCCCGTTCATGTACGCCTTCGCGGGACAGGCGTCGGTGATGGCGACCGGCGTCGGCACGGAGTCGATCGACCGGTCGCAGCAGGCGATTCCGGAATCGGACTACTCGATCCGGATTCTCGGCCACTCCCGAACCGAGTTCCCGACCGATCCGGCCGTGGAGTCGTACGCGCTCTCGACCGATCAGGTGGTGGCGCGGGGGCCCGCACTGAACGGCTCCGTCCAGACGGTCCACGGAACCGTGACCGACGTTCGGGACGGGCCGCGCGCGACGGTCGTCCAACTCGACGACTCGCGCGTCTGGATCGGTCTGCCCGGCGAGGAGACGAACGCCTCGCTCGCCGCCGGACAGCACCTCGTGGCACGCGGACAACTGATGTGGGACTTCGTCCCGAGCGCCGACGCCGTCCTCCTCGCCGGATCGGGGACGGTCGGTCCGGCGTCGAACCCCCCCGAGAGCGTCGCCCCGACCCGCGTAGTCGCCGAAGGGGTGTCGCTCGCGGTCTACGACGGCGACCAACTCGTCGCGTCGGGCATCGCCGGCCAGCGTCGCTACCCCAAACAGGGCGGGATGCAGATTCGGGACGTCCTCATCGACCGCGGACTCCTCGTCGACACGTACGTCATCGCCGGCGTCAGCGACGGGACGGCCTCGATCACCGTCAAACGAATCCCCTTCGTCACGCTGATGCGACTCAGCATCGTCATGTTGCTCGTCGGGATGAGCCTCGTCGCGCTGTTCGATCCACGGCACGGCGTAGCGACCGATTTGAGCCTTCGTGAACCGAGCCGTGACGCGGACCCGGAGGTCGCAGACTGA
- a CDS encoding carboxypeptidase-like regulatory domain-containing protein encodes MKRVLVVLVVLSCLATVPTASAATSISGTVTVENGTADGARVTVVPATQTLQRAGESARTTVRDSSFSVEVADAPRYVVRVEYDGTTHYEVLQNATRTRIDLGGTLDGRVVDDDGTPLSGVSVDVIDEGGFVVTTAETGADGTFAVGPVEPNETYQLRATVDGVPYRRTVTANESVTMTARPPTSNASALHVAPETRPAYVLQVVPPRNASGVPSVVQTVTLRNTADRPFAGSVTIPVPANATPYAGMVDNREAEYRRTDAGVRLDVTVPANGTVRVGAAYDLTGQTLTTTLRRDAPSLTVVVQGYDPNAVDHSSNLRVGDAPVSLLVSDGPVAAGESIRLDLEGARSQQATAVSGDESDGTGASTDVDAASTGSAESNTIPSFPGVEILGAVGGMVAVALVGYRLAPDDG; translated from the coding sequence ATGAAACGCGTACTCGTCGTCCTCGTCGTCCTCAGTTGTCTCGCCACCGTCCCGACTGCCTCGGCAGCGACGTCGATATCGGGAACCGTCACCGTCGAGAACGGTACCGCCGACGGGGCACGGGTGACCGTCGTCCCCGCGACACAGACGCTCCAGCGTGCCGGTGAGTCCGCACGGACGACGGTCCGGGACTCGTCGTTCTCGGTCGAGGTAGCCGACGCCCCACGCTACGTCGTCCGGGTCGAATACGACGGCACGACCCACTATGAGGTGTTACAGAACGCGACGCGGACGCGTATCGACCTCGGTGGCACCCTCGATGGGCGCGTCGTCGACGACGACGGCACTCCGCTGTCCGGCGTGTCGGTCGACGTGATCGATGAAGGAGGCTTCGTCGTGACGACCGCCGAGACGGGCGCCGACGGGACGTTCGCCGTCGGCCCGGTCGAACCGAACGAGACGTATCAGCTTCGCGCGACGGTCGACGGCGTGCCGTACCGGCGGACGGTGACCGCGAACGAGTCCGTGACGATGACGGCTCGTCCGCCGACGTCGAACGCCTCGGCGCTGCACGTCGCCCCCGAGACGCGGCCGGCGTACGTCCTGCAGGTGGTGCCGCCGCGGAACGCCTCGGGCGTGCCGAGCGTCGTGCAGACGGTGACGCTTCGGAACACCGCCGACCGGCCGTTCGCCGGATCGGTCACGATCCCCGTCCCAGCGAACGCGACTCCGTACGCCGGCATGGTCGACAACCGCGAGGCCGAGTATCGGCGGACCGACGCTGGCGTCCGTCTCGACGTCACCGTCCCCGCCAACGGGACCGTGCGGGTCGGCGCGGCGTACGACCTCACCGGGCAGACGCTGACGACGACGCTCCGTCGCGACGCGCCGTCGCTCACCGTCGTCGTTCAGGGGTACGATCCGAACGCGGTCGACCACTCGTCGAACCTGCGCGTCGGTGACGCGCCAGTGTCCCTCCTCGTCAGTGACGGTCCCGTCGCGGCGGGCGAGTCGATTCGGCTCGACCTCGAAGGGGCCCGGAGCCAGCAAGCCACGGCTGTGTCCGGCGATGAGAGCGACGGCACCGGCGCCAGCACCGACGTGGACGCCGCCAGCACCGGCTCCGCGGAGAGTAACACGATTCCGTCGTTCCCCGGCGTCGAGATTCTCGGCGCCGTCGGCGGGATGGTCGCCGTCGCTCTCGTGGGGTATCGACTCGCCCCCGACGACGGCTGA